The following proteins are co-located in the Candidatus Protochlamydia naegleriophila genome:
- a CDS encoding RHS repeat domain-containing protein: MRILGTCHGAELGAAVAIEIKGRAFAPTHDHQGHVVGLIDATTGKPCEAYRYTTFGEETLINAQGAIIQTSEVGNPWRFASKRVDPETGWVYFGRRFYDPSNGRWTTTDPLSFADGPNLYAYLHHSPLSAFDAYGFVGEAYRDGCNAATNPNYFDGISNEYSPVFGDNAGNDAWASVQWQETKENLYAAFAGCVHGCFDFLTSHAYLFQSLAFAAGCDDLECSLEEKIQIQQAFAISQSNQIAATDAFVQQTMGVDANNAIYQAFRSGTTTTLEVASLAMGGYGLAKRAVGVVKAARLGMLEAKMAKGLVKQEVKESKKLVSASNSTSSGKLPSHLTSDQLSEAGKVIDRGGLTKAGRALQKHADRSNSAFTKAKGSISQVNLQGQNILYNILTHPDQRIKSDSNLKYGDFVDIQINNGPGVRYSTTGNFIGFKDNDFKYGKFYLCNN, encoded by the coding sequence TTGCGTATTCTTGGAACATGCCATGGAGCAGAGCTTGGCGCTGCCGTTGCCATCGAAATCAAAGGACGCGCCTTCGCGCCCACTCATGACCATCAAGGCCATGTCGTTGGCCTCATTGATGCCACTACAGGCAAACCTTGCGAAGCCTATCGCTATACCACGTTTGGTGAGGAAACTCTAATCAATGCGCAAGGCGCTATCATTCAAACCTCTGAAGTGGGCAATCCATGGCGCTTTGCAAGCAAGCGGGTCGATCCGGAAACAGGCTGGGTCTACTTCGGCAGACGCTTTTATGATCCAAGCAACGGACGCTGGACAACAACTGATCCCCTCAGTTTTGCCGATGGCCCCAACCTCTATGCCTACTTGCATCACAGTCCCCTTTCTGCCTTTGATGCCTATGGCTTCGTCGGCGAAGCGTACCGCGATGGCTGCAATGCGGCAACCAATCCCAACTATTTTGATGGTATTTCCAATGAATACTCGCCTGTTTTTGGCGATAATGCCGGTAATGATGCATGGGCTAGTGTTCAATGGCAAGAAACAAAAGAGAACCTTTATGCAGCCTTTGCCGGTTGTGTTCATGGTTGTTTCGATTTCCTAACTAGCCATGCTTATCTTTTTCAATCGCTGGCCTTTGCAGCAGGCTGCGATGATTTAGAGTGTTCGTTAGAAGAAAAGATCCAAATCCAGCAAGCTTTCGCGATTTCTCAGAGCAATCAGATAGCAGCAACTGATGCGTTCGTCCAACAAACTATGGGAGTCGATGCTAATAATGCCATCTATCAAGCCTTTCGAAGCGGAACAACGACAACGTTAGAAGTCGCTTCACTAGCAATGGGAGGCTATGGACTCGCCAAACGAGCTGTTGGAGTTGTCAAAGCTGCGCGGCTTGGAATGCTTGAAGCTAAAATGGCAAAAGGCTTAGTTAAACAAGAAGTTAAAGAATCGAAAAAACTAGTATCCGCTTCAAATTCAACTTCTAGCGGGAAATTACCTTCTCATTTAACATCAGATCAACTCTCCGAAGCTGGAAAAGTTATTGATAGAGGCGGGCTGACTAAAGCAGGACGTGCTTTACAAAAACATGCTGATAGGTCTAATAGTGCTTTTACTAAAGCTAAAGGAAGTATTTCACAAGTAAATTTGCAAGGACAAAATATTCTATATAATATTTTGACCCACCCTGATCAAAGGATTAAGTCGGATAGCAACTTAAAATATGGCGATTTTGTAGACATACAAATAAATAACGGTCCTGGAGTTAGATATTCAACTACTGGTAATTTTATTGGATTTAAAGACAACGATTTTAAATATGGAAAATTTTACCTTTGTAATAACTAG